Proteins encoded within one genomic window of Granulicella pectinivorans:
- the pglZ gene encoding BREX-1 system phosphatase PglZ type B, whose protein sequence is MNLLEKLRESLKKCLRVPEGQVAPVAIIWTDATGEWLALAPRLLAEIPEFFVYGDYQPETRTGPAIWLKCIVDRMLPEAPPNGTTPILYLPNVSRQTLRAAVDCPPQLAPLIELQYRGRVWHQSNGRDWTVPAFLTSAEGMSLDVAQDKRTEEALGRALTLLADADLKGFAGRRLDADDFDRLSVADPIRDLLQWLNSPELFEQSQAARWEAFRNRCRAEFHIDPNDGPEPAVRGIAEARHEFDSVWHRFCDTPSAYPGVTKLLRSPASLAIDASRNPAINASYEAELKKAIQALGSLEHKAASQKVFALEEEHKDRRQWVWARTEQSPWAMSLEPLVTLSKLSQLPIGGASVDAAATAYASGGYRCDEAALDALSRFRETTPESVIMKKAVRALYEPWLDSSARHFQGLVQKAGKITSAPIVGDRDVCVLFVDGLRFDVGAGLAAELEQRGYIIKQGFRLSTLPTVTATAKPAIMKVAGEFLGESSEDFAPTLGVKTASAPVLRAAMAQTGVEILAGSEKLFPSGTERGGWAEFGQIDHYGHEHPDDLARRVKTEIFNVADRVVQLLDAGWKQVRIVTDHGWLLMPDALPKVDLPAFLAETKWSRCAVVKGEAAVPSYPWQWNSEVRIASPPGVACFRSGEKYTHGGVSLQECVVPDILVTAGGKVTSASIVSIDWRGMRCKIKVESNDSSVVVDLRTNWKQPASSIVATTKKIGGSGEVNLVVVDDQHEGAAAMVVLLDTSGSILDQKTTSVGEKA, encoded by the coding sequence ATGAACCTTCTTGAGAAACTTAGGGAATCACTCAAAAAGTGTCTTAGGGTGCCGGAAGGTCAAGTTGCTCCTGTTGCGATTATCTGGACCGACGCAACCGGGGAGTGGCTCGCGTTGGCCCCCCGCCTGCTTGCGGAGATTCCAGAATTCTTCGTCTACGGGGACTATCAGCCAGAGACAAGAACCGGTCCGGCCATCTGGTTGAAGTGCATCGTTGATCGGATGCTGCCAGAGGCACCACCGAATGGCACAACCCCCATTCTGTATCTTCCAAATGTGAGTCGTCAGACCTTGCGTGCGGCAGTCGATTGCCCTCCGCAACTCGCACCCTTGATCGAGCTTCAATACCGGGGGCGTGTTTGGCACCAATCGAATGGACGGGACTGGACCGTCCCGGCGTTCCTGACATCAGCAGAAGGTATGAGTCTCGACGTTGCACAAGACAAGCGCACGGAGGAGGCTCTCGGGCGTGCGCTTACGCTTCTCGCCGATGCCGACCTGAAGGGTTTCGCCGGGCGGCGACTCGATGCTGACGACTTCGACCGGCTCTCCGTCGCCGATCCGATCCGCGACTTGCTCCAATGGCTCAATTCACCGGAATTATTTGAACAAAGCCAGGCCGCACGGTGGGAGGCTTTTCGAAACCGCTGCCGCGCTGAGTTCCACATTGACCCCAATGACGGGCCTGAACCGGCAGTCAGAGGGATAGCCGAAGCTCGCCACGAGTTTGACTCCGTTTGGCATAGGTTTTGCGATACGCCTTCCGCATATCCTGGTGTGACCAAATTGCTCCGTTCGCCGGCAAGTCTGGCGATTGATGCCTCTCGAAACCCAGCAATCAATGCCTCCTACGAGGCGGAATTGAAGAAGGCCATTCAGGCCCTGGGCTCCTTGGAGCACAAGGCGGCGTCTCAAAAAGTTTTTGCTCTCGAAGAAGAGCATAAGGATCGGCGACAGTGGGTTTGGGCGCGCACCGAACAAAGCCCTTGGGCGATGTCGCTGGAGCCGCTTGTGACGCTTTCGAAGCTGAGCCAGCTTCCAATCGGCGGGGCGTCGGTAGATGCCGCCGCCACCGCTTATGCGTCTGGAGGATACCGCTGCGATGAGGCAGCGTTAGACGCGCTGTCGAGATTCCGCGAGACCACACCAGAGTCCGTAATCATGAAGAAAGCGGTACGGGCGCTTTACGAGCCTTGGCTCGACTCTTCAGCTCGGCATTTTCAAGGTTTGGTACAGAAGGCCGGCAAGATAACCTCGGCACCAATTGTTGGAGACCGCGACGTATGCGTTCTGTTCGTAGACGGACTACGTTTTGATGTCGGAGCGGGCTTGGCAGCCGAACTAGAGCAGCGCGGCTACATCATTAAGCAGGGCTTTCGTCTATCCACGCTCCCAACGGTCACCGCGACCGCGAAGCCCGCAATTATGAAAGTCGCAGGTGAGTTTCTCGGAGAATCTAGTGAAGACTTCGCTCCGACGCTCGGTGTAAAAACGGCTTCGGCTCCGGTCCTACGCGCAGCAATGGCACAAACAGGTGTCGAGATCCTCGCTGGATCAGAGAAGCTCTTTCCGAGCGGGACGGAACGCGGGGGATGGGCGGAGTTTGGTCAAATCGACCATTACGGACACGAACATCCCGATGATCTTGCGAGACGCGTCAAGACGGAGATATTCAACGTCGCGGACCGGGTTGTGCAATTACTGGATGCCGGCTGGAAGCAAGTCCGCATCGTGACAGACCATGGCTGGCTTCTCATGCCCGACGCACTACCTAAGGTAGACCTGCCTGCTTTCTTGGCCGAAACAAAGTGGTCCCGTTGTGCTGTTGTGAAGGGCGAGGCTGCGGTTCCATCCTACCCGTGGCAATGGAATTCCGAAGTGCGAATTGCATCTCCTCCAGGCGTGGCGTGCTTTCGATCCGGAGAGAAATATACACATGGCGGAGTCAGTCTTCAGGAATGCGTTGTGCCCGATATTCTCGTGACTGCAGGCGGTAAGGTAACCTCGGCGTCCATCGTCTCAATCGACTGGCGCGGAATGCGCTGCAAGATCAAGGTGGAATCGAATGATTCGTCCGTCGTTGTGGACCTGAGAACAAATTGGAAGCAGCCGGCTTCCAGCATTGTGGCGACCACTAAAAAGATTGGCGGTAGCGGCGAAGTCAATTTGGTTGTAGTTGACGATCAGCACGAAGGCGCGGCAGCTATGGTCGTTTTGCTCGATACGTCCGGGTCGATCCTCGATCAGAAGACAACGTCAGTAGGAGAAAAAGCATGA
- a CDS encoding Eco57I restriction-modification methylase domain-containing protein — translation MPSLSKELRRLLEKTIAGENGARHIAELGAEQSLRRLAVDRHEPHTSLIPEERTLRTQLRAHGRQLGDKRDLQRGSQSINHLTQAVAYEHWHRLLFARYLAENDLLMHPEHGVALSLNEVKEVALGLGRDWIDLASEYAQRMLLREVFRSDDPALKVPLSPERRSELEKKLNSLPREIFLADDSLGWVYQFWQKDAKDQVNKAEVKIGADELSPVTQLFTEDYMVLFLLENSLGAWWTARRGKPDLAGHQWKYLRLNEDGSPAAGNFNAWPKTARELRLLDPCMGSGHFLTFALPMLARMRAEEESLSLPESIFAVLRDNIFGLELDPRCSQIAAFNLALTAWKLNRTHFELPPLNVACSGLGVNAKEEDWITLAGDDGSAGEAMRRLYSLFKDAPTLGSLIDPLRLKANVFSAGADRVLSLLEKALTSESATEDARELAIAAQGVLAAFRILSSEFSLVATNVPYLGRGRQSSLLAQYCAEFHSDAKPDLATCFVDRCVRFCSEGGSVALVTPQNWLSLTSYTKLRERLLTNTEWNVIARQGARAFETITGEIVSVSLIGLTRTRPTPSHTIAVWDASDEMTPSDKAMRLTSSGAAFLLQGDQLRNPDHRLMLNEEPSLNGTFHLYVDSYQGAVTGDLERFTVFHWEVTDLMRTWEPFRTAVSSSGADDGLICAIRWEDGSGDLSVYARETRDQLHDMHESGQRAWRHAGIAVNRVKGLYASAYEGFKFDNNVAVLIPKDPSLLLPIMCFCQSEEFVRSVRSLDQTLKVTNQTLRKVSFDPIYWRNVASEKYPDGSPFRQSEDPTHWLFRGHPEGSRDPLQVAVARLVGYRWPRQRGFNFPAYPSVDSDGLEDYASKDGIVCLASVAGEEGAALRLRSLLQAALGESYSLAALLKNSKAKTLEGWLRDEFFDEHCKTFYQVPFIWHIWDGIKDGFHALVNYHMLDRKGLEKLIYSYLGDWISRQKQDVHNGVEGGDTRLAAADHLQSELKKILQGESPYDIFVRWKPLDKQAIGWVPDLNDGVRMNIRPWITQATLYKSLKPGILRVTPKIKYTKDRGREPKRSLQSFPWFQDSTERINDYHLSLADKQQALEQK, via the coding sequence ATGCCGAGTCTTTCCAAAGAACTGCGTCGCCTCTTAGAGAAGACCATCGCGGGTGAAAACGGGGCGCGTCACATTGCTGAATTGGGGGCCGAGCAGTCGCTACGGCGACTTGCGGTAGACCGTCACGAACCGCACACCTCACTGATCCCTGAAGAACGCACCCTCCGAACGCAACTTCGTGCTCATGGCCGCCAGCTCGGCGACAAACGAGACCTGCAGCGTGGATCCCAATCGATCAATCACCTGACACAGGCGGTCGCATACGAACATTGGCACCGATTGCTGTTTGCCCGTTACCTGGCAGAGAATGACCTGCTCATGCATCCGGAACACGGAGTGGCCCTTTCACTTAACGAAGTCAAGGAAGTAGCGCTGGGGCTGGGGCGCGATTGGATTGACCTGGCTTCTGAATATGCTCAACGAATGCTGCTGCGTGAAGTCTTTCGTTCCGATGATCCGGCCCTCAAGGTCCCACTATCACCCGAGCGGCGGTCGGAATTGGAAAAGAAGCTCAACTCCCTACCGAGGGAAATCTTCCTTGCAGACGACAGCTTGGGTTGGGTTTATCAATTCTGGCAGAAAGATGCAAAGGATCAGGTGAACAAGGCGGAGGTTAAGATCGGCGCAGATGAACTGTCACCGGTCACTCAACTTTTCACTGAGGACTATATGGTCCTCTTCCTCTTAGAGAACTCACTTGGCGCGTGGTGGACCGCGCGCCGCGGCAAGCCGGATTTAGCTGGACATCAATGGAAATATCTCCGCCTCAACGAAGACGGGTCTCCTGCAGCAGGGAATTTTAATGCTTGGCCGAAGACCGCAAGAGAACTAAGGCTTCTAGATCCGTGCATGGGTAGTGGACACTTTCTTACGTTTGCTCTGCCAATGTTGGCGCGTATGCGCGCCGAAGAAGAGTCTTTGTCCCTCCCGGAATCCATCTTTGCCGTATTGCGTGACAACATCTTTGGGCTGGAACTCGATCCTCGGTGCAGCCAAATCGCAGCCTTCAACCTTGCTTTGACCGCTTGGAAGCTCAATCGTACTCACTTCGAATTGCCGCCCCTAAATGTCGCGTGTTCAGGACTCGGAGTCAACGCCAAGGAGGAGGATTGGATAACACTCGCCGGCGATGATGGGTCTGCGGGGGAGGCCATGCGTAGGCTCTATTCACTTTTTAAAGATGCTCCCACGCTAGGGAGTTTGATTGATCCACTCCGCCTTAAGGCGAATGTCTTTTCTGCGGGTGCAGATAGGGTCCTGTCACTGCTGGAAAAGGCATTAACGAGCGAGAGTGCCACAGAGGACGCGCGAGAACTAGCGATCGCAGCACAGGGTGTCCTCGCCGCATTCCGCATTCTCTCCAGCGAATTCTCACTCGTCGCCACTAACGTTCCTTATCTCGGGCGTGGCAGACAATCGTCGCTGCTCGCGCAATACTGCGCGGAGTTTCATTCAGATGCAAAACCCGACCTTGCAACATGTTTTGTAGACCGGTGCGTCAGGTTTTGCAGTGAAGGAGGATCGGTGGCACTCGTTACACCCCAAAACTGGCTCTCCTTGACAAGCTATACCAAGCTACGTGAACGGCTGCTAACGAACACAGAATGGAATGTAATAGCACGACAAGGAGCTCGCGCATTTGAAACGATCACGGGTGAAATTGTCAGTGTGTCTCTTATAGGCCTCACGCGGACCCGACCCACACCCTCACACACCATTGCTGTGTGGGATGCTTCGGACGAAATGACGCCTTCGGACAAGGCTATGAGACTTACTTCGTCCGGTGCGGCTTTCCTCTTACAGGGAGACCAGCTAAGAAACCCTGACCACAGACTCATGTTGAACGAGGAACCTTCTCTCAACGGCACGTTCCATCTCTATGTGGACAGCTATCAAGGTGCAGTGACCGGAGATTTGGAACGTTTCACCGTTTTTCACTGGGAAGTCACAGACCTAATGAGGACTTGGGAGCCCTTTAGGACCGCAGTAAGTAGCTCGGGCGCTGACGATGGACTGATATGTGCTATTCGCTGGGAGGACGGCAGCGGAGACTTGTCTGTATACGCACGCGAAACAAGAGATCAGCTTCATGACATGCACGAAAGCGGACAGAGAGCATGGAGGCATGCAGGAATAGCGGTCAATAGGGTGAAAGGGCTCTACGCCAGCGCATATGAAGGATTCAAATTCGACAATAACGTCGCGGTACTCATCCCCAAGGATCCCTCTCTGCTCCTGCCCATCATGTGCTTCTGTCAATCCGAAGAGTTTGTTCGTTCAGTAAGAAGCCTTGATCAGACACTAAAAGTCACGAATCAGACTCTGCGAAAGGTCTCATTCGATCCAATCTACTGGAGGAACGTCGCCTCCGAGAAGTATCCTGACGGCTCCCCGTTCCGTCAGAGCGAAGATCCCACTCACTGGCTCTTTCGGGGCCATCCCGAAGGTTCTCGAGATCCGTTGCAAGTTGCCGTTGCGCGGCTTGTAGGCTATCGCTGGCCGAGACAGAGAGGTTTCAACTTTCCGGCGTACCCAAGTGTCGATTCAGATGGTCTGGAAGATTATGCCTCAAAGGACGGGATCGTTTGTCTAGCTTCTGTCGCCGGCGAAGAAGGTGCTGCGTTGCGACTTCGCTCGCTTCTCCAGGCTGCTCTGGGTGAGAGCTACAGCCTGGCCGCTTTACTCAAGAACAGCAAGGCAAAGACTCTTGAAGGATGGTTGCGTGATGAGTTTTTTGATGAGCATTGCAAAACCTTCTACCAGGTCCCATTCATATGGCACATATGGGACGGAATAAAGGACGGCTTCCACGCTTTGGTCAACTACCACATGCTCGACCGCAAGGGTCTTGAGAAATTGATCTACTCCTACCTAGGTGATTGGATATCTCGTCAGAAGCAAGACGTCCACAACGGTGTTGAGGGTGGCGATACTCGCCTTGCGGCCGCAGACCACCTCCAAAGTGAACTTAAGAAGATTCTCCAAGGAGAGAGTCCATATGACATCTTCGTTCGCTGGAAGCCCTTGGATAAGCAGGCGATTGGATGGGTGCCGGACCTGAATGATGGTGTACGGATGAACATTCGGCCTTGGATCACTCAAGCGACGTTATACAAGTCTCTCAAACCCGGAATTCTCCGCGTGACGCCAAAGATCAAGTACACAAAGGATCGCGGCAGAGAACCGAAAAGGAGTCTTCAGAGCTTCCCGTGGTTCCAAGATTCGACAGAAAGAATAAACGATTATCACCTCTCGCTTGCCGACAAGCAGCAGGCCTTGGAGCAGAAATGA
- a CDS encoding DUF4365 domain-containing protein — protein sequence MFSANPDDDLGPLPQSDDNARLQRESFKSLAKVLAGQDLFVFRDERIEDFGADGSFELNIAGRMTNFRSHIQVKAKGNVEATKKGYVSFSIESSNLNYLLNGTCPMYLLWDEARDEFWQVWAQDENQRLMSENPHWRQQRSVTLQFADKFEPSTFPVIQDRILKTGRMFRKIQDSLARATEDEQVVFRINADSLDVTERGTATSLLLTSGSAIVAAGYPKRVIELMKLADPAIKALPRMQLIRGYAEYMIGSHWEAISHLRRAMTKSSELSSQDNQFLDNLKDASEFHVGIIDSITYENRISERAKSLSGLEALQSEQEAIYYRCVRTTDPNERTELARQLRSVTERILNDSGAISQSKLNAKLLLLFVEGVEANLQASKKQFAAEIRNSLFPDDLSGIVENLDARRKLHSQWEGRASDALREAYMLNHPLLIFQALHVSLRIQMGRIYEDRFESIHKNQAFVLEPRRKAAIERMLDEASAIVRASGSDESKLRLDQSRLDFLEVQGEYETARGLAEEVFTLASAMGFDPIARQAQEILDGSTLLTRFEEQARREDEVDTDVSRAEDTDEELARYAGHLYETLPSPPARYDIVLEHVRVLRQMSRERVHWCRYLVMIEDLSKSKDRRIAFSELPSRRCRCEKFKWESTSESVASDRVIRDFKTEYCESCKAREPKNRSGSK from the coding sequence TTGTTTTCTGCGAATCCAGATGATGACCTCGGGCCTCTACCCCAGTCGGACGACAATGCTCGCCTTCAAAGAGAGAGCTTCAAGTCTCTAGCGAAAGTGCTGGCTGGGCAGGATCTCTTTGTTTTCCGTGACGAGCGGATTGAGGATTTCGGAGCCGATGGCTCGTTTGAATTGAACATTGCCGGGAGGATGACCAACTTCCGATCGCATATTCAGGTGAAAGCAAAAGGAAACGTCGAAGCGACAAAGAAAGGCTACGTTTCCTTTTCAATCGAATCATCAAATCTCAACTATCTGCTTAACGGCACGTGTCCCATGTATCTGCTATGGGACGAAGCGCGGGATGAGTTCTGGCAGGTCTGGGCTCAGGATGAAAATCAACGTCTAATGTCCGAGAATCCACACTGGCGTCAGCAGCGGTCGGTCACGTTACAGTTTGCCGACAAATTTGAGCCATCTACCTTTCCTGTCATCCAAGATCGCATCCTCAAGACGGGACGTATGTTCCGAAAGATTCAGGATTCTCTCGCAAGAGCTACCGAGGACGAGCAGGTCGTTTTTAGGATCAATGCCGACTCGCTCGACGTGACTGAAAGGGGAACAGCAACAAGTCTTTTACTGACTAGCGGCTCCGCGATTGTGGCTGCTGGTTATCCCAAACGGGTTATCGAGCTTATGAAGCTCGCGGACCCCGCGATCAAAGCATTACCGAGAATGCAACTTATTCGCGGCTATGCCGAATACATGATCGGGAGCCATTGGGAAGCGATCAGCCACCTTCGCCGAGCAATGACGAAGAGCAGCGAACTATCCTCTCAGGACAACCAGTTCCTCGATAATCTCAAGGACGCGAGTGAGTTCCATGTGGGCATTATCGACAGCATTACCTATGAGAACCGGATTAGTGAGAGAGCCAAAAGCCTCAGCGGCCTTGAGGCACTGCAGTCTGAGCAGGAGGCCATCTACTATCGGTGTGTTCGCACGACTGACCCAAATGAACGGACCGAACTCGCTCGACAGCTTCGATCTGTCACAGAAAGAATTCTGAACGATTCAGGTGCGATCTCCCAATCGAAGCTCAATGCGAAGTTGCTGCTACTTTTCGTAGAAGGCGTGGAAGCAAATCTGCAGGCATCGAAGAAGCAATTTGCTGCTGAGATTCGCAACAGCCTCTTCCCAGATGATCTTTCCGGCATAGTTGAAAATTTGGACGCGAGACGCAAACTTCATTCCCAGTGGGAGGGGCGAGCCTCGGACGCCCTTCGAGAAGCCTACATGCTTAATCACCCCTTATTGATCTTCCAAGCTCTGCATGTGTCGTTGCGCATTCAGATGGGCCGTATCTACGAAGATCGCTTCGAATCGATACACAAAAACCAGGCATTCGTTCTTGAGCCGAGGCGGAAAGCCGCTATCGAACGTATGCTCGACGAGGCATCGGCGATTGTGCGTGCGAGTGGATCGGATGAAAGTAAGCTCCGCCTCGATCAGTCTCGGCTCGACTTCCTTGAAGTACAAGGAGAATATGAAACGGCGCGTGGCCTTGCCGAAGAAGTCTTCACTCTGGCCTCGGCGATGGGATTCGACCCAATTGCGCGTCAAGCCCAAGAGATATTGGATGGCAGTACTCTGTTGACCCGCTTCGAAGAACAAGCGCGTAGGGAGGATGAGGTCGACACGGACGTCAGCCGCGCGGAAGATACCGACGAAGAGCTGGCGAGATACGCTGGGCATTTGTATGAAACGCTGCCGTCGCCTCCTGCCAGATATGACATCGTTTTGGAGCATGTGCGCGTGCTTCGCCAGATGTCCCGCGAACGCGTGCACTGGTGTCGGTATCTCGTGATGATCGAGGACTTGTCGAAGTCTAAGGATCGCAGGATTGCCTTTAGCGAACTGCCGTCGCGCCGTTGTCGGTGTGAAAAGTTCAAATGGGAGTCAACGAGCGAATCCGTTGCTTCAGACCGCGTTATTCGCGATTTCAAGACTGAGTATTGCGAGAGTTGCAAGGCCAGGGAGCCGAAGAACCGTAGCGGATCAAAATAA
- the brxL gene encoding BREX system Lon protease-like protein BrxL: MSLEMDALDRLAASAYDGFLVRKDLVRKYSRQYPVPTYVVEFLLGRYCASTDEQEIKEGLAIVEKQLQDRTVRTGEEELFKARAKEQGSIKLIDIVKAKLDTKNDCYIAELPSLALRDVRIGDELVRDNERMLTDGFYAEVSLSYDGIVAQENAGRPFRIDSLRPIQMSKSDVLDVLGGGREKFTTEEWKDLLIRSIGIEPASLSERARRLAILRMVPFVERNYNFVELGPRGTGKSHLFQQISPYAHLISGGKATVAKMFVNNASGQRGLVCQYDVVCFDEVSGISFDQKDGVNIMKGYMASSQFSRGKENIRAEGGIVMVGNFDVDVEQQQRVGHLLSPLPPEMRNDTAFMDRLHAYGAGWDFPKVSPAEHLTDHFGMVSDFLSECWSRLRSQNRSSVLQGRVFLGGALSGRDIEAVSKTTSGLVKLLFPQPDMPVPDVDLEWIIRLALESRRRVKEQQKRCFKSEFRNTHFSYTMGLEGLEQFVATPELHSDEAIESDPLPPGQVWASSIGTPESGPGLYRIEVTSGNGSGVKILNQASSPLFKESVRVGEQNLYQRAKELVGDRDPRQHEFSIQSRAMDADKSGGGLGLPVLVALCGSLLGKNTRGGTIIVGGLSLGGSVDMIPNATRIAELAVDKQAQTLLMPVSARRQLNDLPDDIWTRISIEFYKDASDAVFKALVE; the protein is encoded by the coding sequence ATGAGCTTAGAAATGGATGCGCTCGACCGACTTGCTGCGTCTGCGTATGACGGCTTCCTCGTTCGGAAAGACCTAGTGAGGAAGTATTCTCGCCAATACCCCGTCCCGACCTACGTCGTAGAGTTCTTGCTCGGGCGCTATTGTGCCAGTACAGATGAACAGGAAATCAAAGAGGGCTTGGCAATCGTTGAGAAGCAACTCCAGGATCGGACTGTTCGCACAGGCGAAGAGGAACTCTTCAAGGCGCGCGCAAAGGAGCAAGGGTCGATCAAGCTGATCGATATCGTTAAGGCCAAGCTGGATACAAAAAACGATTGCTATATCGCGGAGCTTCCAAGTCTCGCTCTTCGAGACGTTCGTATTGGTGACGAGCTCGTGCGCGACAACGAACGGATGCTGACTGACGGATTCTATGCGGAAGTGAGCCTTTCGTATGATGGAATCGTCGCGCAAGAAAATGCCGGCAGACCGTTTCGGATCGACAGTCTACGGCCGATTCAGATGTCAAAGTCTGACGTGCTTGACGTCCTTGGAGGAGGACGTGAGAAGTTTACGACGGAAGAATGGAAAGACTTGCTGATTCGTTCCATCGGGATTGAACCAGCCTCCCTCTCAGAGCGCGCTCGCCGGCTAGCTATTTTGCGGATGGTGCCATTCGTCGAGCGGAATTACAACTTCGTTGAACTTGGTCCTCGTGGAACCGGAAAGAGTCACCTCTTCCAGCAAATATCGCCTTATGCCCATTTGATCTCCGGCGGCAAGGCTACCGTGGCAAAAATGTTTGTGAACAACGCAAGCGGTCAGCGCGGTCTTGTTTGCCAATACGATGTGGTTTGCTTCGATGAAGTCTCCGGTATCTCCTTCGATCAGAAAGATGGCGTGAACATCATGAAGGGGTACATGGCCTCAAGCCAATTCAGTAGGGGGAAAGAAAACATCCGTGCCGAAGGTGGCATTGTGATGGTCGGCAATTTTGATGTTGATGTCGAACAACAACAGAGAGTTGGTCATCTGCTGAGCCCCCTCCCTCCAGAGATGCGAAACGACACCGCTTTTATGGACAGGCTTCATGCTTATGGTGCAGGCTGGGACTTCCCAAAAGTTAGCCCCGCTGAGCACCTCACCGATCACTTCGGAATGGTCAGCGACTTCTTGAGTGAATGTTGGTCGAGACTGCGGTCTCAGAACAGGTCCAGCGTTTTACAGGGGCGAGTGTTTTTGGGCGGGGCGCTAAGCGGACGTGATATAGAAGCTGTGTCGAAAACGACTAGCGGCTTGGTCAAGCTACTCTTTCCGCAGCCAGACATGCCGGTACCGGATGTTGACCTGGAATGGATTATCAGGTTGGCACTCGAGTCTCGGCGGCGCGTCAAGGAACAGCAAAAGCGATGCTTTAAGAGTGAATTCCGTAACACGCACTTTAGCTACACCATGGGCCTAGAAGGTTTGGAGCAGTTTGTCGCGACACCCGAACTCCATAGTGACGAAGCAATCGAAAGTGACCCGCTTCCACCCGGGCAGGTATGGGCGTCAAGCATCGGTACTCCAGAATCTGGCCCAGGCCTTTACAGGATTGAGGTCACCTCTGGGAATGGGAGCGGAGTGAAGATTCTGAATCAGGCATCTTCCCCCTTATTCAAAGAGAGTGTACGGGTCGGTGAGCAGAACCTATATCAACGCGCGAAGGAATTGGTCGGAGATCGAGATCCGCGACAACACGAGTTCTCCATCCAATCTCGGGCTATGGACGCGGACAAGTCGGGCGGAGGGTTGGGCCTCCCAGTCTTAGTAGCATTGTGCGGTTCGCTACTGGGGAAAAACACGCGGGGAGGAACAATCATCGTCGGAGGATTGAGCTTGGGCGGTTCTGTGGACATGATTCCGAACGCGACCCGTATCGCAGAACTTGCGGTTGACAAGCAAGCGCAGACTCTACTGATGCCTGTTTCAGCTCGCCGACAATTGAATGATCTTCCCGATGATATTTGGACCCGCATAAGCATCGAGTTCTATAAGGATGCTTCCGACGCAGTCTTCAAGGCACTCGTTGAGTGA